Genomic DNA from Lactuca sativa cultivar Salinas chromosome 8, Lsat_Salinas_v11, whole genome shotgun sequence:
GAATTAAAATAAGAGTTGATTATGACTTGAGTGTCGATCGTATGTAAGATGCACTTGCTTGAGCATCCTATACAAAATGTATATAGGTGGATATACTGAAAAGGCTTGTTGTTGACGTGGTCCGACTTTCTAGCCTGATTTGGTGTAGTGGGCCAAGTCCATGGTTGCATGAGATACAAACAATTCAGGCCTGCTAGGCTCAAGCCCAATATTAGTAAGACCTCTTTCCATGTTCTCAATTGATTTCCCATGATAATTTATATACACAAATTCAATCTTGAATAAAGAAAATTCTAGTCAAACTCAAACAGATAATCACAAAactaataataatgataatgaacacTAATGATAAACGTTTACAATGTTCACCTCTACTTACCACTTCTATTTCACACACATACACCACAACCGTCTTAACATAAATTATTTCAGTAATCGCTCACATATTGACACATTATATTCtatatcataatacaaaatatCATTACCATAATGGCAACTTTACGAACTAAAATTTATTCACTAGGTTACATGAACAACAATCACCATCAAACACACAAGACACCAAAATGGTAAAGATTTACAACCATGGTGAATCGTAAATGGGAGTCACAACAGCTTTTGTTTGAAGATACTTCTCTAGGGCTTCCACACCATGATCCTTTCCAAATCCACTCATTTTGTAACCTCCAACAGGGCACCCCGAATCAAAATTATGGTAACAATTTATCCATATGACACCTGCCTTAATTGATCTCGAGACCCGATTGGCTATATTCAAGTCATTAGTAATGATTCCAGCTGCTAGACCATATGTCGTTGCATTTGCTCTTGTAATCACCTCTTCAGTTGTCCTGTAATATTGTTAACGTGTCATAATCTAGAGAATAATACCACTTAGTCTGATAAgttatatatgtgtgtgtttttGTTACTTAATGAAGAATAACGAATTACTAAAAAGTAGAGAATGCAAGCTTTACTTCCATGTCACtttattaaaagttaaaacaacAATTAATGGAAAAAACATGGCCTTACTTGAATTTCATAAGAGCCATAACTGGACCAAAGATTTCATCCTTTGCAATAAGCATATCATCCTAGTTTAAAAAGGAGAGAAATTAAATTACTAACGATGGATATTAGAAATCTGAAATGTAGTTATGGATACATACCTTAACATTTTCAAAGATTGTTGGCTCGATATAATATCCCTTGTCACCACAAGGCCTACCACCAACTAACAACGAAGCACCTTCTCTCTTTCCATGATCAATGTATGAAAGTATTCTCTCATATTGTTTCTTATCCACCTTCAAAAAGAGAAATATAAAGGTTACTTATAAgttataacacttagattttcAATTTAATAACTTCATTGTAAAGTAAATATATATAATACTTGGGGTCCTTGTTGCGTCTTAGGATCAAAAGGATCACCAACGACCCATGTTTTTGCCTTTTCAACCAATTTTATCACAAGCTCATCGTAAATGCCTTCTTGAACAAAAACACGTGAAGTACAAACACAAATTTCTCCCTATATACCAAATATAACATGGTTTTAGACAAAATTAATATCAatgatattaacataaaataataaaacaaaattttcaaaatacctTGTTAGCAAGACTCCCAAAGAGAGCAAGATCCGCAGCTTCGTCGACATTTGCATCGTTAAAAATCAGGAGAGGGGATTTCCCCCCGAGTTCTAAGGAAACTGTTTTCAAATTGCTGTTAGCTGCAGCGTGCATTATTAATCGTCCGACTTCCGTTGAGCCAGTAAAACTAACCTGAATAACAATGACATTTGTCATTAATTTTATAAAGTTACATGTTTAAACCATTACttcttcaaaataaaaataaaaataacgaaCACTATTTATATCCATATGCGAAGCGACAGCAGAACCCGCGGTATGCCCAAATCCTGTCACAACATTGACAACACCATTCGGGATCCCCGCCTATTAGAAAAAACATACAAAAAGCTAGTCATCATAAAATGGTACACATTTAAGGGTATGTTTGGTGCGTTAacttaaaatatagtttttaatttataaattagcTTATCAGTAAATCAACTTAtcaaaagctagcttataagttTATAAGTTACTATAAATTACTATAAGTTACTTTTGTGATCTTATCAAACACTAAATTGCAATAAGCTAGCTTATATGCGCCAAACATAACCTAAATCATTAACACCAACCTAAGTGGTTTGCTTACTAGTTTAGCCAAATGGACCAAGTAGAGAGCCGAGAGGGGCGCTTGTTCGGCTGGCTTGACGACCATGGTGCAACCGGCGGCTAAAGCCGGTGCACATTTAAGAATGAACATGCCACTAGGGAAGTTCCAGGGGATTATAAGGCCAACAACTCCAATAGGTTCAAGTAAAGTGTAGCCTTGAAATGGGCGAGACAATTTCAAAGTTCTTCCGTGAATTTTATCTGCTGCCCCAGCAAAGTAACGAAGTTCTTTTGATACATCGGGGATGTCAACATCGGTTTCAAAACTAAAAACTTTACCCGCATCAATCGTTTCCAATGCTGCTAATTCTTCAAGGTTTTCATCGATTAAATCCGCAAATTTGTTCATTATTTTACCCCTCTCCTACATATATATATGATTAGGTTAATCACTAAAATTGCAACATTATAAGTAATTACAGTCATTTACAAAGTAAGAGAAAAGGAATATATGAGTCCTTATCCACAGTAAAAAGTTAATAGGTAAAAAATAATATATGTTTAATCATGAGACTTCTATTATGAAGTTACTATATTCTTACCACCATACCAATTAAGAAAACGACGCCCACAAAAATTTCAACCATCACATCAATGAACTATCGTATATCATGgttattttttttcatatataattTCTAACATAATCTATTTTTACTTATTAAATTAAGCAAAAATAATTAAATGCATACACATCCGGGCATACGAGGCCAAGAACCATGATCAAAAGCTTCTCGGGCAGCTTTTACCGCCAAATCGACATCTTCTTTATCTCCTTCTGCGATCTTTGCTATCACTTCTTCTGTACCCGGATTTATCGTATCAAATGTTTTTCCTGTTTAATTGTTGGTTTTCAATATTCAAAATgtaaatttaattaatatttaaagaaTTAATGAAGAGACAACGAAAAGATGAATGCAAAGAAATGGACCAATAATTCATTGATTGTATAATTCAAGATGGAAGATTGAAAAAGGTGAAATGTCAATGCTTTGCACAATTAACAATGGATGCCTGGTTAATTTGGATATCTATCATTTTGGTTTTGTTTGATTAGTAAGAGTTACGTATGGTTATATATGTATCATTAAGATTTAATTAAATGATAAAGACATTtcgatattaaaaaaaaaaaaaaatcttagttAAAATGTATTTTGAAATATGGCACAATCTAATCTCACCACATACCTTTCGATTAATAATAGTATAAATGTCCAAATTTCATGAGTCGTATCTAAATGAGTCTTTAAAGTTAATTTATTGACAATATAAACtgtttggttttggtttttttagtaatatactaatataaaatatttggttttattctaaatgagtgtttgaaattaatatattagtaatataaaataaaatatttgggtttggttttatatagtgtctGAAGCTAACATAAAAGTTTGACTCTACGGGTAATCTTCTAGATGAAGTAATCTAGTTTCTATTAAAATAAACCTTTTGATTCATAGATTGTGTATGTGTCAAATAAAATCTAACCcgttttattctttatttatataCAGTTAATTAATTATCATTAACAGCTGTATTCGGATATTATCATTTTCAATCATCGAAAGTTGAAACGTACAATTTGAATAAAAAAGGAATTTGTATTCGGATATTGATTTTTTTGTCCAACGTGTATCAATCATAATGAGACGATTGAACATTATTGCAAGACCACTTCTTCTATTTGGCATCAAATAGTTTGTTGGTCGGATTGGTTGGATTTGAGCATATTAAAGTTACTTCTGTATAAAGAAAAATCTAAGACGTTTTGGGTGCTTTAGAGTTTTCACAACAATATGTTGTTTTAATGCAAGTCTATGTTCCAAAAAAAAAGTCGAAACAATATGGTTTTAGTTACTATTTACGTATTTagaatgaaaatgtttttttttttttttttttttttttttttttttttttttttttttgatattgacATAGTAAAGAACTAGAAACTTTAATGGTCGGATTGGATATGGGCTGGGTCACGGACTCACGGTCATTAAAATTTTAACGTCTTGTGTTTCATATATACATGGCTATCACGAAGAAGAAATTACAAATCATTTCACaacaattattaaacataaataatCAATTTTAGACAATAGAACAAGAGATGATCTTAAATTGTTATAGCTCGCTTTTTCTGTTATAT
This window encodes:
- the LOC111899225 gene encoding aldehyde dehydrogenase family 2 member C4 isoform X1, giving the protein MAEGSNGNINSEIYKKIPSIKFTKLFINGDFVDSVSGKTFDTINPGTEEVIAKIAEGDKEDVDLAVKAAREAFDHGSWPRMPGCERGKIMNKFADLIDENLEELAALETIDAGKVFSFETDVDIPDVSKELRYFAGAADKIHGRTLKLSRPFQGYTLLEPIGVVGLIIPWNFPSGMFILKCAPALAAGCTMVVKPAEQAPLSALYLVHLAKLAGIPNGVVNVVTGFGHTAGSAVASHMDINSVSFTGSTEVGRLIMHAAANSNLKTVSLELGGKSPLLIFNDANVDEAADLALFGSLANKGEICVCTSRVFVQEGIYDELVIKLVEKAKTWVVGDPFDPKTQQGPQVDKKQYERILSYIDHGKREGASLLVGGRPCGDKGYYIEPTIFENVKDDMLIAKDEIFGPVMALMKFKTTEEVITRANATTYGLAAGIITNDLNIANRVSRSIKAGVIWINCYHNFDSGCPVGGYKMSGFGKDHGVEALEKYLQTKAVVTPIYDSPWL
- the LOC111899225 gene encoding aldehyde dehydrogenase family 2 member C4 isoform X2; its protein translation is MEILLIPFQERGKIMNKFADLIDENLEELAALETIDAGKVFSFETDVDIPDVSKELRYFAGAADKIHGRTLKLSRPFQGYTLLEPIGVVGLIIPWNFPSGMFILKCAPALAAGCTMVVKPAEQAPLSALYLVHLAKLAGIPNGVVNVVTGFGHTAGSAVASHMDINSVSFTGSTEVGRLIMHAAANSNLKTVSLELGGKSPLLIFNDANVDEAADLALFGSLANKGEICVCTSRVFVQEGIYDELVIKLVEKAKTWVVGDPFDPKTQQGPQVDKKQYERILSYIDHGKREGASLLVGGRPCGDKGYYIEPTIFENVKDDMLIAKDEIFGPVMALMKFKTTEEVITRANATTYGLAAGIITNDLNIANRVSRSIKAGVIWINCYHNFDSGCPVGGYKMSGFGKDHGVEALEKYLQTKAVVTPIYDSPWL